In Acidobacteriota bacterium, the genomic stretch CGCCGTACACCTTTCCATTGATGGCGGCGATTGCCGGAACGGTCGTGTCATTCTTTGTGCCTTCCAGCGGAGGGCAGTGGGCGATTCAGGGCTTTGTGACTTCCAAAGCGGCGATGGCCGTCGGCGTGACGGTGCAACGCGGATTGCTGGCGTTGAGCGTCGGCGATCACATGGGCAACCTGACGACGCCGTTTTGGGCGATGATCGTTGCCGGAATCGCGCGCGTCAGTTTTCGGGAGTTTATTGGTTACGGGATGATTTATGCGGCGCTGTGGTTTGTGATTGGCGTGGTGGTATTTACGTTTGCGCCGTGCTGAGGTTGAAGAGTTCGGAGTACACGGTTCAGCGTGCCGATCACGCTGAACCGTGTACTCTGAACGTTAGGGTTGGATTGCGTCTTCGATCTTGTAGTTGAAGCTTTCCAGCATTGTTTTGCCGACCTTGAAGATTTCCGGGCGACCTTCGACGCGGATGTAAATGTTGTCGCCGTCGGGTTGCGAAATCTTGACCACCGTCGTTTTGCCAGCTTTGTCGGTCAGCCGAAGCTCGGCAGCCGGTTTCGCGAACTTGGAGTTGATGGCCGCCGTCGGTTTTTCCACAATTTCCGATGCCTTGGATTCAAACGGCGTGAAGAGTTTAAAACCTTGCGCTTCCTTGCCTTTTTTGTCTGCCGGTTCGACGACCAGCCATTTGTCGTCTTTGGCTTCCGCGACCAATTTGCCGTGTTCGTTTTTCAGTTCGTAGCGTGACAGTTCATCGCGTTTTACTTTGATGATTTGCTTGCTGCGAAGCGCGGAGAGTTTGATATTCAGTTTGTCGAACAGCGACGAATCAATCTTCGCAATCCGATTGCTGCCAGTGGTTTTGGCGTAATACTGATCTTCGACCTTCGAGCCGATCTGAAGTCCTTTCTCGCCATTCGCGGTTTTGGCCGTAACGGAGATTTTGACTTTGTCCAACCCATATTTTGCCAAATCGTCACCGGTTTCACTGACAACGTCAGTGGCCTTGGCGGAAGTCAGGTCGCTGATCAAGCTGTTGACTTCGCTGGCTTCGGCATCGCCGGAAATCGGCGCCGTGATCACCCAATCGGAATCTTTTTTGCCCAACTCGAAGCTGCCGTTTTCATTGGTCACTTTGAGCGAAGTCAGATCATATTCGCTGGTGTCGAGCAGGGAATTGTCGCGCCAATCTTTGACAGGTTTGTCTGCACTGGTTAGCAAACCGGAGCCGACCACGGCGACGTTCTGCGCTCCGTCAAACCGCGCATAAACCGACGATCCGAGCGGGTCTTTGCCGCCCACTTCGATTTGGTGCGTTTTGCCGTCTTTCAGCTTCACTTCCAGTTTCACCGCCGGAGGCGCCAACCCGTATTCCTTCAACGCGTCCGCCGAAGGATTGGGGAATTCGCGTTCGATGCGGGCGCTGACGATGTCGCCGATCAGGGAATTCAGCGCCGATTCGTCCGCTTTGGATTCGGTTGGCTGTTTGACCATCCAATGCTCTCCCTGGTTTTCCAATACGACTGTGTCAGACCCTCGCGTGAGCGTAACGCCTGTGATGTCTTCGCGTTTGAAACTGACCGCTTCTTTGGATGATTTTTCGGCGGCGGGTTTTTCCGTTCCATCGTCGCGCGGTTTGCCGGGTTTGATTTCCAGAAAGTAGATGAGAATGCCGCCCACGATGGCGGCCAGTAAGAGAATGAGTGTACTGCGTTTCATAATTTGAGTAGACAGTAGACAGTAGACAGCAGTTTGGGAGCGCTCAGCAACAAGCAGGGGTTTTCGAAATTGCCCTCTGCGGACGACTGTTTACTTGAGATTCACATTGATTGTTGACGTGTAGTGCTTTTCTGAAAAGGCAGGAAACAGCAAAAGCAGAAGCAGTTGATAAACTCTGAATTTGGCCAGAGGCGGCAAAAACTACTGTCTACTGTCTACTGTCTACTGTCTACCAGAGAAGGTTATCTTCGTTTCCACCAAACAAAAGCGCCGGCGCCCAACGCGGCCAGCGGCATGAAGATGACGACCAGAATCCAGAACGTGTTCTGTTGTTCGGCGTTCATCGTCACGCTGCGATTGGTTGCCAGTTTCGGGCGTATGGAAATCAGGTCTTCGTCCTGCGCCAGCCAGTTGACGGAGTTCATAAACAAATCGCCGTTGCGCGAAACCCTGAACGCCTGGTTGGAAGCAAAATCGGAATCGCCAATGACGACCAACCGAGCTTCTTTGTTTTCGCCCAGATTCTTGCTGGCGACTGCGCCGACGCTGACAGGGCCTTTGGTATCTTTGCCCTCGTCATATTTCGGCTCGACGTTCGCTTTCAAGTCCGTTTCGCCATAACTGTTGGGAGAACCGGTCAACAACGTCGTCGAATTGACGCCGGAACCGCCCGCTAGAACTTTGACCGAACGCGCTTGCGGAAAGACAGTCATTCCGCGAGCGAAGTTTTCCGTGATCGGATGGGTAGCGTAATTGTTGACGATGGGCGCTGCCGGGCCAAAGACCTGACCGGCGGCGCTGAAATCGAGCACCAGATCGTTTCCCAATTCGATGGACCATTTTTTCAGCACATCGTTCAATTGAGGATCGGTGTCGGGGTCAATCAGGAACATGGCTTTTCCGCCATTGTCCAGATACTGGCCGATCATCGAAGTTTCCGGCTGCAAAAACGCCGTTTTCGGACCGGCGACCACCAACACGGCGCATTCCGAAGGCACGAACTTTTCTTTCTGCTGCGCCAGGTTGACGGTCTTGGTTTGATAGTTTTCGGCTTTCAGCTTGGATTCGACTGCGCTGTACGCCTCGGTCAGGGATTTTTCTTCGTGGCCTTCGGTGAAGCAGACAGTTTTCAAGGTGTCGCGCGTCACTTTCAGGATGGCGTTGACCATCGCCTGTTCATCGGTCGCCGACGGGCGTTCGGTTCGATCTCCAGCCGTGACAACCGTTTCGCCATAACTTTTCACGGCGTATTGCCGTGCGATTTCGGGGCGCTTCACAGGGTCTACGTATTCATAGCTGATCTTGTTGGTGACGTAACCGAATTCGGCCATTTCATCCGCCAACCGCTGATCCGGTTGCTGATCGAATTTCAGCACCTTGACCTCTTTGGGCAGATTTTTCAGCACCTTTTTCGTTTGATCCGAAAGCGAAAACAACCCCTCCGTTGTCAGGTCAAACCGTTTGTGATGGCGATAGCCCAGATAATTGGCAATGGCGATCAAACCAAGCACGGCAATGGTCAGAATCGCCATGTTCGCGCTCAGCTTTCCGGTTCGCCCGGTGAAGTAGCCTGCAATATCTTTGAAATTCAGAATGACCGAAGCGAGAAGCAAGACTCCGCCGACAATCAGCAGCGAGAGATTGAACCAGCCCCAGACGTCCTGAATCGTGTGGCGGATGTACCCGGACAGCGCCATTGCCGCTCCGACAAATCCGGCCAGGACAGTGAACTCTTTGCGAATGGCGTTCATGCTCTCCTCCATCTCATCGAATCCAGCGAGCGCAAGGTCAGGAACAGTCCAAGCAAAATGCCCGACAGGTAAAAGATGACGTTTGTCGTATCAATCACGCCCTGGGAAAATTCCTGGTAATGCTGGAGGATCGAAAGATATTTGACGGATTCGCCCAGAGCCGTGCCGCTGTTTCCAACCGACAGATCAATGAACAACAAGGTCAGGAACAGCACGAAGGTCACGACGCCCGCGATGATCTGGTTTTCCGTCAGCGAAGAAATGAACGCGCCAACGGCCAGCAAGACGGCTCCAAGCAGGAACAAGCCCAGATAGCCCGACCAGACGATCCGCCACGGCAACGGCGGGTCGCTGTACATGCCGATGATCAGGTAATAAATCAACGTCGGCGACAGCATCACGCACAAAAACGACAACGAAGCCAGATACTTGCCAATGACGATTTGCGTTTCGCTGATCGGCGAAGTCATCAGCATTTCCATCGTTCCGCGTTTTCGCTCTTCGGCGTAAACGCCCATCGTCAGCATCGGCGTCAGAATCGGCAGCACATAGGTGCCGACAAATCCGACGAAGCTGCGAATGATTTGACCCGGAACGTCAATGTCCTGCGGCATGCCTTGCTGGCGCGCAGCAGCCATCATCGCGTACTGAATGACGTTGGAAAGAATGATCCAAAAGACCAGTCCGGCGGCTACCAAAAACGCTCCGATGACGACATACGCAATCGGAGAAACGAAGTAGCTGCCCATTTCGCGGCGGTAAATCGCCAAAATTCCCTTCATCAGGAATACTCCTTAAAAGTAGCGCAACCAGCCATGGTTGCGTAGTTCCAGGCAGTGAAATGAGTCAAGAGCACCGCGCAACCATGGCTGGTTGCGCTACCTTCATTGCCGTTCGACCCGAAGGCGGCCAAAAAAGCCTGC encodes the following:
- a CDS encoding Gldg family protein gives rise to the protein MNAIRKEFTVLAGFVGAAMALSGYIRHTIQDVWGWFNLSLLIVGGVLLLASVILNFKDIAGYFTGRTGKLSANMAILTIAVLGLIAIANYLGYRHHKRFDLTTEGLFSLSDQTKKVLKNLPKEVKVLKFDQQPDQRLADEMAEFGYVTNKISYEYVDPVKRPEIARQYAVKSYGETVVTAGDRTERPSATDEQAMVNAILKVTRDTLKTVCFTEGHEEKSLTEAYSAVESKLKAENYQTKTVNLAQQKEKFVPSECAVLVVAGPKTAFLQPETSMIGQYLDNGGKAMFLIDPDTDPQLNDVLKKWSIELGNDLVLDFSAAGQVFGPAAPIVNNYATHPITENFARGMTVFPQARSVKVLAGGSGVNSTTLLTGSPNSYGETDLKANVEPKYDEGKDTKGPVSVGAVASKNLGENKEARLVVIGDSDFASNQAFRVSRNGDLFMNSVNWLAQDEDLISIRPKLATNRSVTMNAEQQNTFWILVVIFMPLAALGAGAFVWWKRR
- a CDS encoding DUF4340 domain-containing protein, translated to MKRSTLILLLAAIVGGILIYFLEIKPGKPRDDGTEKPAAEKSSKEAVSFKREDITGVTLTRGSDTVVLENQGEHWMVKQPTESKADESALNSLIGDIVSARIEREFPNPSADALKEYGLAPPAVKLEVKLKDGKTHQIEVGGKDPLGSSVYARFDGAQNVAVVGSGLLTSADKPVKDWRDNSLLDTSEYDLTSLKVTNENGSFELGKKDSDWVITAPISGDAEASEVNSLISDLTSAKATDVVSETGDDLAKYGLDKVKISVTAKTANGEKGLQIGSKVEDQYYAKTTGSNRIAKIDSSLFDKLNIKLSALRSKQIIKVKRDELSRYELKNEHGKLVAEAKDDKWLVVEPADKKGKEAQGFKLFTPFESKASEIVEKPTAAINSKFAKPAAELRLTDKAGKTTVVKISQPDGDNIYIRVEGRPEIFKVGKTMLESFNYKIEDAIQP
- a CDS encoding ABC transporter permease subunit; this encodes MKGILAIYRREMGSYFVSPIAYVVIGAFLVAAGLVFWIILSNVIQYAMMAAARQQGMPQDIDVPGQIIRSFVGFVGTYVLPILTPMLTMGVYAEERKRGTMEMLMTSPISETQIVIGKYLASLSFLCVMLSPTLIYYLIIGMYSDPPLPWRIVWSGYLGLFLLGAVLLAVGAFISSLTENQIIAGVVTFVLFLTLLFIDLSVGNSGTALGESVKYLSILQHYQEFSQGVIDTTNVIFYLSGILLGLFLTLRSLDSMRWRRA